In Micropterus dolomieu isolate WLL.071019.BEF.003 ecotype Adirondacks linkage group LG09, ASM2129224v1, whole genome shotgun sequence, the DNA window TGATCTAATATTAGCATTTTCTTATGTCATCTAGCTGGCCCAGAGGAAGATTCAGGAGATCCTGGCCCAGGTGAGAAGGCAGCAGCAGCCTAAGCCCACATCTGGAGCTCAACCTCCAGTGCCCCGCAGGAAGTAAGGATCCAGCGGACCTGGAGGAACGGTGACTGAATCTGCCAGAAGACTCGACAGATGGGCAGATGCAGCGGAGTCTAGGGGGAGAAGAAGCAGACAAGGGGTTGCAATGCTCGTCTCAGGGGTCAATGGTTATCAACCCAACCAAACATCCACCCCTCGTCTTACTTGATGAACTTTCAAGTGGACCATATGCCTGTAAACCTCCACCCACCTCACCTCTCTGCATCTCTGAGAATGTACTTCTGAGGGCTCCCAACATCGTCACCTGCCCTCACATGTACACACCCctcgaccccccccccccccccccaccaccccccaCGGGtgtgttaaatttatttttattttNNNNNNNNNNNNNNNNNNNNcccccccccccccccccatccaaTCACCTCCTTGGTGTGGTACTTCAAACCTGACAAGATGTTTTGGTTGacttcagatttattttttcctcttttagaTGTTTAATTGGTTGATGAAGCTTTCTCATGAGTTTTCTGTGGAAAGGAAAAGGCATTGCTATCAAGGTCCTGGTCGGACCAACAGAGGTTTATTTTGGGGGAGGGTTGGCTCAGATTGTGTGGGCCATGTTTAAGGGAAAGAGTCTTGTTTCAGGACAGGACCCCTGAAAGGGTGGATTATTGGGCGTCCTGCCCTTCTAATGATAGTGGCATTTTATAAATTTGGATGCATTTTATAGATAGACCTATATACATagatgaatatatatatatatttagaggTGAGGGCAGCGCCATGACTGACACTTAGGGAAATGGTGCCGAACTGCTGCTGCCCAGGAAAACCAATTTAATATGCATTTTACTTAACTACCTCAGGATCTAGTACctcagaagagaaaagaaaatgattatatatatatgaaaaaaatgttcctttcttttttattttgcttttgtggTATTTTGTATACTTTATAAAGCTGATAGtctttgaacatttttatttttttaagaaaatttaaaatttgGTCAGCTGCCAACTGACCTTGCCTTCAACTCTGGTGCTTTAAGCGGCATtgttcatgtgtatgtgtgacttAAGATGACCCTGTACATAAAGTCTATTTGTACATAGCAGCCCAGGAGCAAGAGTTGGCGCCCCCTCAGCTGGCGGCTGACAGGAGTATCGAGAAAATCGCCTCAGTTTTTGCCCTGAGGGTCCACCGTCTTCTGAAAGTACAAAACAACTAAGACATGAAAATAATGCCAACCGTACATAATTGCAGCAATGCCATTTAGTTTTGGGATTGACATTGTTATTGGTAATGGTACTttgatttgtcaaaaaatatccTTTTTTGCCTTCCTAGGAGGGCTATGGTCAGGGCAGTGCAGTGTGGACTGTAAAGGGCTCCCTAGCTGCCCTAGAGTCAGCAGAGCATCTGTTTTGTCTGGTCCCAGGCCATCTGCCACCTTCTTGACGATGGTGTCTTAGCAAGGTCCAAGCCCGAATAGGTTTATTTTCATAGAGCAAGCTTTGTCAGTTCGGAGTGGCCCTTGTAGCCAGGCCATCAAGTCAATGTTAACGTTCACTGCATGGTGAGGGTAGGGGGAGTCTCACTGATggaccctttttttttttttttgttttgttttttttgcgcTATAggaaaatgacttaaacaagACATTCTCTGTAACCCACAAATGTAACTTGACGTTTCAATTTGTTACAGGGATAACCAGCCCGAAAAGGCAGACAAAATACTGAATGAACCCTGACAGGGGGCAAGAAAAGAGGGAAGGAATCCAAACTTAAATAtacaatttatttcatttgtctCTTCATGCCGAATGTAAATATGTTGATTGTGGTAAAAGTGCTCGAGTGTATCCATGCTTCCACAGTAGAACGCCGTCTACCTCAGctgagggggtggggggttgttGTGGCACTAGGCACTCCACCCTGCCCCCACTGAGCGCCAGCGCGCACTGATACCTCAGTCTCCCCCAAACACTTCTTTCTACAAGGGCGCGCCATCCTGACACCGCGCTCAACTGAGGGGCACAAGTGATACTTAAAATTATCCCCGACACCTCCTGATTCCCTGCCTCCTTCCTACCAAACCACCCTCCCCATTCCATTCCTCTGCAGTTTGTTTTGATCTACCTCTTTAGACACGTATTTGAAGTAGAGGCAATCTTCTATTTGTTAGACTTTAGCCCCCCCCCTCCTGTATGCCTCCCCATGCTTACCCAGATATGAATGAAAAGTTTAATAAAATCACGTACTCTTTAGAATTGAGAGAATAATCGAAAGtgatcaaaaatattttattttgccaGTGTTTATATACTCTTTTTGGCTTAATTGAAATTCTCAACGATGGTTATTTCTTTCTGCTTTCTAATTTTGGTGGTGTGGCTTACATGCATTTGAACTTTTTGCTTGGGTTTTTTGTGAAAAGgtcaaatcatgtgttttttttgcattcagTAGTAAAATGAgaatacagtttaaaaaaaaaaaggacctgCCTTTTTGGTTTCTGATTTGTAAGACTTCAAAATGGATACATGTcctgtcttttttcccccccctttTGTCTTTCACAGATGCTACACTCACTTGCTGATTATTTGGTAGCTATTTTCTTCTGTTAGCATTTCTTGGCTGTGTAACGTGGAACATCCTCTTGGTATGAGACAGATGAGGGACTGGGTCtctgagttttttttgtttggggttgttttttttgggaAAAGTGATCTAACTTCAGCATGATattccctcctccccctctctgcaACCATGCTTGTGCCCCTTCACACACAGCTCCACTTGTCAAATGcctctgaataaaaaaaaaataaaaaaaaaaattgcggctttttttaaaactaattcCAAAGGTGTGTTAAAGATCGTTATTATTTTGGGGTATGTTAGTGTTAAGAGGTAAACATGTATCGCTATATTGGTCTGAAGACAATTCATAAGAGCTGGAACTGGACACAACTCTGCATCTATAGTAGTCCTTTGTGCCTACAAACTATACTTGAACTGTAAACATGACTGGCATGctttacattttcttcatttagctgactcttttatccgaagcgacttacaattgctataatGTCAGATCGCACGCCCCACGACTTTGTTGTCCCCtaagggaaatttgttttggactcttgTCAGTTCCGCGCTTTgcaaaaacacaagataatTATCTCAACATATACACTCCTATACATAGGACAGGTACCTATATCAATATGCACATTAACAACTCATCACAATGGATGTTTTTGATTGCACAATCTCTGCAGCCTGCATTAAATGTTGCAGCTAAAAGTACTACAATGAGAATGTGAGTATAATCAGCAGAATGTGCTGATTATTAAACATTGAGGCGCTCAATAAGGTACTAAGAGTTTCCATTATGAATATATCTGACTATTTTCTCAATTAGTCTACTGTTAAATTCCCAAAACTTACTGTTGGGTAGTTCAActtgaaatgaaacaatatttCAAAACTATTTGTCTTGTGGGTAAAaagcttaatttgtaaagtaactactaAAGCGGTGAGACAAATgttgtgaagtaaaaagtacttttCCCTccgagatgtagtggagtagtaGAAAGTAGCATgaaaataaagtacaagtacctcaaatttgtacttggttactgtccaccactgtttACATTGTGAGTGGGGTCTGATATTGCAAGAAATCTACTGGATTAAATGTAAGTTGTATTGCTCAATGGCACAAACCAGCAAGACTGCTCTTCTTGGTCGACAATGGAACCAGAAATCAGTCATTAGTACTCCAAATAGTAAACAGTCAACACTCTACATGctctttatatatatttatcttgTATTTCTATGGTGTTTTCAATTGTCTGTGCTGTATTTTAAGCTGTGAACTTTGCACGTAATTTTGTACTACAGTGTAGTGTGGAATGACAAAATCTTGAATTTTGAAACCATGAGGAAGGAAGTAGCAATTTCCCTTTTGACAAGGATGGAAAATTGCTAATTTTGAGAAACACTAAAatgggttgtttttttgtatgttgtatagttatatactatatatacatCTATTCTATATATACTTTTTTGCAGTTAGTATACAAGAAATAAACTTGTACCATGCAAGTATACTTTTTATGGTAACAGGAAATTTTGCAATATGTATGCAATGGAATCAAGCTGTGACTTAAAAATGGCACCACCAATTTAATGTCACacagcaaaaatgtttttttttttcaaatgttttctgaactGTTCGACCGCCATCCACAATgcatcttaaaatgtttttccagcttTGAGAAGCGCCTTCCTTCCTTCTGTGCATTACCTTGTGGAAAAACAGTACACATCTACAGCACactcaaatgtttttcaatgtgAACACCCCACATACTAAAGACCTGTTAGAGTTGGTATGTAGTATGGCTATGGGACACAGATAGTTTAGCTAATGTTACGTGCGTTGTATTAACAAGAATACACAGGATAGTTTATATCCATCTGAGCTGTGGGTGTAAAATATTCTAGTCCCACAGCTGGGCTACAAGGAAGTCATCATGCTATTGTGGATGTATTGCTGTAATAGGCTTTCAATTGCTCCAATCGCCAAACCTTGAATTATTTGCGGGGCATTTGTACTGAAGCAAGGTTGAACAAAGAATTCACATTATAAAGTAAAAGACAAGTGTCTGAATGACAGATGAGTGGTTAGTTCACTACCTTTATTAGAGGCATGTCAAGTTTTCAGTGAATTCCTCAAATTAGTTTTTGAGTCTTAGtttaaaattgtacttttaGCATGCATATGTCACTGGAAGCATAAATTCTAATTGGAAAGCCATCTCAAGGATGTCATTCTTAACTGGTGATTACAGTACAAGGCGCAGTGTTATGTACGTGGCACAAGATTTACAAAATAGTATTTCTTTTGAAACAAGCCATGACTTGGACCCAATTCATCTAAGAGCAACTCTCTCATCCAACGATGAGCCAGAACAAGGAGATCAAAAGGAGCAGAGCCAGACATTTAACAGCTTCTTCAGTAAATCATCTTACCAATCTTATACTGCTGTAGCCAACTCACAGTTATCAACTCAATTAAGACACAAACACGACATTattttctaataataataatacattgaTATTCCTGCTATCTTTTAAATGATTTAACCTAGCTTAGATTTGCATACATCAattgtgattttttattttggcattAAGAGCAGAAATGCTGTGGTGTAGCTCTTTAAAGCCTACAGGGGGTGTCTCTCGGTCAGCAGGTGATGGCTCTCCTCACTGGAGGGAAAGAGTGCCTCTCTTAGACGAACCATGCGACCTCTGGCCCCAGCAAAGCCACAGGCGTCCTCCACCAGTGTCCTACGAATCGGACGGTACACCTTGTAACGCCTGGGAGAGAGTCAGATACGGGATAGAAGGATGGAAGAGAGACAAATATTTGGTGGGGGAAATTATCTACAGGGTGTGAAAATAACTTATAAAGTAAAAGGAGTATGTTCATGTCAATGTGCAACACCCATGCATGTTATGACTACTCACTTGCAGACCAGGTAGGCAGTGAATGCAAAGACAGCCACCAGCACAGCGCTGGAGGAGAGCACCACCTCTGCAGCACGAGAAGTCTTGGACACTACAGGGACAGAGGACAGTAGTGAGGGGCATAGACACAATGAGACAGACACAGGGACATCAATCTGTCCATTTTCTACAAAGCAGCTAGTTAAAGAGAGTGGATTTATAATAGGACCACTTTGTGCAACTGACCAGGTGTATCCTGGGACTTGTTGATAGTGACAGTGGTGCTTGTCAGGGCCAGGCTACTGGAGTCCTCCAGAGTGATGTTGACACAGTAGGTGCCAGGCTCCAGAAATGTTCGCCTGAGATGCACCTCACACTCTGACGATGGCGGCACGTCATCGCACATAATGTTGTGCACCTGAGTACAGCTGGGATCTGACACAATGGTGCAGGCTGAAGTGGGGATGCTGAGGGTGATTGGACAGAGAGATAGAATTACCAAACCTTTTCTTTATCTAAAAACTTTTAATGTGTAATCTCTTTGTTGAActgtattaaaacacattttaaatgcttttacaaAGAGAAAACGTGTCACTTCATGACACCCCAACATCAGTCAAGGAAAAGACTAATATGAACTTACATTCATATCAAATTAATAAAGAATAACTTATATACTCACTTGCCCAGACATTTCACCAGGAAGCTGATGTCGGTGTTGGTCACTCTGGAAGCTGACACATCCACGATGCGACTGTTTGGCTGGCTGTTCAGTGCGTGCTTGGGTTCTGTGGAGAACAGAATTTAGATGTGTAGTCATCTCCTCAtgacattaaaatgatgaaGCAGTTTTTAGTggagggaggtgtgtgtgtgtttgacccaacaaagacaagtTTAGGAGGAAAAAACTGAACCATAAAAATAAGGATTAAcgttttttttatagaaaattATAATCCTTCCATCACATAAAAATGTGAGTATTGGTTTAGCTTTTTGATATGTGCAAAAAACACTGTAGAGTTCAACATCAGACACAAAAGGCCAGTTTCATATGACAGTCATTGACTGGATATTAGCCCTGCTGACGGGGTGACAGGAgctctgttctgctctgtggAGCTGGCTTTCCTTTAACAACTGGACAACAGAGTCACTGTTGTCTACTTGTttacttgaaaatgaaaataagggATTAcagttatatttaaattttggaAGGTAGATATTTGACTATATGACAACAATGATTTATCCTTACCACTGAATTggtttgtgttgtctttgtgcCTAAAAACAAGCTTTGAACTAAATGCTAAcctcagcatgttaacatgttcaCATGTTCAGTGACaacgctaacatgctaatgtttagcaggtataatgttgaCCATGCCAGAGGATGATGGGAGTGTCAGTAGTGTTGCAGATATTTGTTCATAAACCAAAgaattggacaaataaaaatttCATGGGAAGACCTTTAACTCAAAACCAGAGATTTAAACCCCATAATgttgctagaggaaaagtcagggatcGCTAGCATtaatcctctgggcaccataaatgtgtgtacaaaatttcaaggcaatccatccaacagctgtTAAGATATATGAGTTTGGACCAAAAAGGTGGACCGACTGACTGACAGCCATTGCCATGGTGGAGCTGTGCCACTAGCAAggctgaaataataaataaataataaaagaaaggaATTATAACAACCTACCACTTTTCCAATCATCTTTTAAAGCCACTAGCTGcatgatttaaaaatgtctgactttGGCGCCATCTGGTGGCAATATCATAAAAGACACTGTGGCAGACAGTGATGCGCTCATTGCTTTGAAAATACTGAATaagcttttaatttgaattatAACAGGATTGTGATTACAATTACGAATGGTCCGTTCCCCCCACCAATTCATCAAAGTAACGTTAAATTATATGTGAAAAGGCAACAGCAGCCTCCCACCCACCAATAATGGTGATGTTGCCCATGAAGGTCCCGTAGGCGTAGCGGAAACACTCGTTGCTGTTGAGGCGCCTGGTGCGGAGCCAGGCCATGGTGGTGGCGTTGGACTCTGGGGTCGCACTGCCAAGAGTAGGCGGGAGGGGCTCCGTGGTGGGCACGCCTGACGTCATGGCAGCGGGAGAGGACGAGGGGAGGGGTCTGCTGGTGCTGGGTGGCGCTGAAACAGGAAACAAGTGGCAAGATATGAACTCACTGGTGTATGTGATGCATGCAACTATTTTATATTCCAGGTTCTCTTCATTAATATTGAGCTCCTGCTCTGACACGTtcacttcctctgtctgtctcactctctttccCTCTTATACAAACACACTGTTAACTGTGGAGCTCACCCTGTGTGGTCTCCATCTTGAAAGTAACAGCATGAGTCCTGGGTGGAGGTGTGGGAGCCTctggacaaacagacacaagaaTATAATTATGACACATCTGGTTTTATGAGGTCACTGCAATGATCTGTGCAAGGTAAGTCACGTCTTCCTTTGTCTCAAGGTCAGGCCGGTTCAACAGCAGCTTGTATTATCGGAGACAGTGTTGCAGaggtcaataaaataaattattcctgAATGCCTTAACAGTCTCTAAAAATCTGAGAAAGtgcaataataaatcaataGAGCACTCCTTTAAGGTCTCTAAATCTTTTTGGTCATCAAGTACACTACAGTGTATGAGGGTGGATGTATACAGTTAAGGTATGAGTAGTATGTTCGTTAGGGCCATTTCTATGTGGTCTGTCCAGTACCTGTGGGAGATGGTGACGTGGGGGTGGCAGCAGTGGGCGGACACTCTACAGGGAACGCAGCCTCCACCACCAGCTTCACACTCATGGTCCCCAGCCTGCTGTAGGTGTGTGTGGTCACGCCGCGGTGTGTCACCAGCTGGTTGCCATCTCTGAAGTCCCAGATGTAGTCAATGGCAGCGGCGGTTTTGAGGTAACCGCTGGGGTCATGGAGCTGGACTTTAAAGACCACGTCCTcaccacaaaagaaaacattctcAGACTGGTTGACCGCAGCCTTCTGGGAGATGTTGACCGCCACTGGGATCTTAtctgagagagagtgtgtgtaggGGCGTCATACATAATTGATTGTCTAAGTTTCtccatgtgtttgtatttgtctgtttgtctgaaACAGGCCAATGGATAAAGATGTACAAGCTGAATGTGTGAGTTTGTCTCCACCTGTGACATAGAAGACGGTGTTGTCAGTGGTGAGGGGGCTGTACTTCCTGCGCTCGCGTTTCCTGTAGACCATGACCTCCATGACCTCCGCCCCCAGAGGGATGTTGGTGGTGTTGATGGTCACACGGGAGGAGGAGCCGTCACATGTCTCGTAGTACTGGCCTGGGACAAACAGAGAAGATAAATGGAGAAGAATACTGCtacttgattttgtttttttgcatgtgcatgtgtgctaaTCTGTAAACTTGTGTGTTCTCACCCATTGTGTGCCACACATAGACGTAGCTCCTCCGTCTCCAGTCATTACTCAGAGGGAAGGGCTTCCCATCAGGGAATATGTTGCATTTTGTGAAGTCTGCACACTTTCCAAAGCCATAATCGTCCAACCATGAAGTCCAGTTGTACACGTAGCCAGAATGCACTTGTCCATTTGCTGCTCAGAAAAGTAGAGCAAAAGATTGTGTtacttaaaaactaaaaaattaaagctgcactaattaaATTTTTTGGGACAAATGATCatctgtaatgtgaaaggggtcgctcATAGTGACAAATCCCATAGAGGATTTTTCCAACATTGTAGTTCCCCTCAGCTCAGAGATCAAAGGAGAGTCAGTAATGGACTTATATTAAccaggtggacagaaacattgcTCTTcctctgctggatgtgtaaaaagGGAAATGTTTGCTAACCATTCACCATATCATTTTTATGAGGCGCTTATACATGTGTTATGTTCACAGTTTGTggtgctgcccccaagtgggcAAAAAATTAATTAGTGTGCTTGTGAAACCATTTGTTTATTCTgctcctgtgtttttttgtggttgttttgaaTTATGTTATTGTGTGGCTGTCTAATATGGTGCAGTGGTGTTTTGTGCTGGACAGTGATATAATGTGTCTGAGGGCGTGGCCAGCCGGGCTTTTTAGCAGCACCTGAGGCCTCTAGCTCCGTACCATCCTCACAGTGCTCATCCCATACAAGGTCCCCATTGGCATCCTCCTTCTGGCACGGAGGGTACTCCAGCATGGCAGTGAAGGAGATGCAAGAGCCGTTGAGAGCCGGACTGTCGCTGGTCAGACGAACCTTGGCTTTACCTGCGGAAAAGAGGGTATTCCAGGTGAAAAGACTCCAAACATAATAGGAAGACTTCAGATGAAAAAGATGACTTTACTCACCTTTGTGGTGCGTGAGCTCTTTTGGCTTTGGGTTTAGTGGAGGGTAGAGATAATCATCCCATGGGTTGGTGTCAGGATCCCAGCCAGGGATTGGTGGCACTGGAAATGGAAACTTCCCTGCTACTGCATGCTTGTGTGGGAACATGTCACCGAATGCTGGAGACAGAGAACAAAGGATCACTGAGCGAAATTGATCACAGTCCCCCAGTgaaaacttttgttttattagttAATTGTGCACATTTAGAGACATGTATTGGAAACCATCCTTACCATTCTTTTGCCAAAAGTTACAGAAAATATGTGAATTACTTCAGTATTAAAATTCAttagtagcctacattttttgCTTAACTGAAGTTTCAAGATTTCAAGAGTCCATGTCTGCAAACATAGTATGAAGATTTTGTAAttacacttttttatttattatttatcatgacATGAAATCTTTTCTGCTGTGTCACCTGACATGCCTtgtagaaaataatgaaaatctaTGAATCTATGAAACCCATCAGAAAAGAAATCATAACTTTGAGTTCCTTGAATAGAGAGATTTACCCCTGCTGTACATGATGTGGGGATCTTTTTAAGAATAAGGcttctaaataataataataataatgatgctTTCTctagttttaaattaaatattttattatttggtaACTGTATTGTTCTCCATAACTCCATGCGCTTATTTTCAGGTTAATTTAATTGAGACAATCACTGACATATTTTAATGATCAACGGTGGACGACTGACGAAAAACAACAAATTCCAGCAATGTGATTTGAttaaagggaaaacaaaatgcagaTATCTGTGTGCTCATGGTAGGACAGatacagacattttaaaagtttaaacgTTAGCCtacttctgttgtttttatattgttaataaaaatatgttttttaactgTCTGCGACTTTAATGTTCCCTTTGGAATCCAATGTGATTGTGGGATGATAGAGGTTTGAGGTTTAAAATGCGTTGTATTTTTATGGATGTAAAATCGTTTCCTTTGTGTGGATAGTTTTCAATCTGACCAGCCAGGGCGCGCGCCTTAATTAAGCTCATGGGACTCAGAGTGCAGACAGCTGATGACATGATAGGTAGCCTATTACAGAAACTGCAAGAGAAATATCAAATATCAGAAGTCTATTTCACACTTAATAACGACCTGCTGtgccacatttttttttaagtcaagaCCCACGAGTGAGTGTGATATAAATTTGAATACCCTATCTAGAAAAGTAGGACATTTAGTAAATAGTCCACATGATGAGTCTTAATTTTCTACGTCAGATCCAGTCAGACTTACTGTTCAAAATACCGTATCATAACTTTATTCACATCAGTTTACAGTCCAACTTCAAAGCAGCACCACTTACTTTTGCGTCCATCAGCTTGATAAAAAAAGCAGGCACAAAccaagagaaaaacaaatcgCAAGGCTTCCATTTCCCACTCCTCAGCAGGAAAAAAAGTGAGCAATAAGACTAAAGgttaaaaacaaatgcagcCTTTCCACCTCCCCAAAGAGTTGATCTGTTCGCCGACAGAGCttgtccctctctctgctcgccCAGCTCTCCCACTACTTCCCCCTGCGTGTCCTGATATTCACTAATTTAATCTGGGGCCGCTGAGTGCACAAACATGTGATGTTTCCTAACAAGACGCATCGCATCTCTCATTAGTCTCCAGGACGCAGGAAACTCCTGAAGGTTGGATGCGCGCAGACGTGCGCACGCTTCCTCACCCTCTGCCTTGCTGAGAAATTATCAAGGCTTTTAATTCGAAAGAGCGTTTATTGATTCAATCACCTAAAATTATTACGTTGTTCACTGCATGACACTGGCTTTATGATCACCTCT includes these proteins:
- the gpnmb gene encoding protein QNR-71 isoform X2: MEALRFVFLLVCACFFYQADGRKTFGDMFPHKHAVAGKFPFPVPPIPGWDPDTNPWDDYLYPPLNPKPKELTHHKGKAKVRLTSDSPALNGSCISFTAMLEYPPCQKEDANGDLVWDEHCEDANGQVHSGYVYNWTSWLDDYGFGKCADFTKCNIFPDGKPFPLSNDWRRRSYVYVWHTMGQYYETCDGSSSRVTINTTNIPLGAEVMEVMVYRKRERRKYSPLTTDNTVFYVTDKIPVAVNISQKAAVNQSENVFFCGEDVVFKVQLHDPSGYLKTAAAIDYIWDFRDGNQLVTHRGVTTHTYSRLGTMSVKLVVEAAFPVECPPTAATPTSPSPTEAPTPPPRTHAVTFKMETTQAPPSTSRPLPSSSPAAMTSGVPTTEPLPPTLGSATPESNATTMAWLRTRRLNSNECFRYAYGTFMGNITIIEPKHALNSQPNSRIVDVSASRVTNTDISFLVKCLGNIPTSACTIVSDPSCTQVHNIMCDDVPPSSECEVHLRRTFLEPGTYCVNITLEDSSSLALTSTTVTINKSQDTPVSKTSRAAEVVLSSSAVLVAVFAFTAYLVCKRYKVYRPIRRTLVEDACGFAGARGRMVRLREALFPSSEESHHLLTERHPL
- the gpnmb gene encoding protein QNR-71 isoform X1, coding for MEALRFVFLLVCACFFYQADGRKTFGDMFPHKHAVAGKFPFPVPPIPGWDPDTNPWDDYLYPPLNPKPKELTHHKGKAKVRLTSDSPALNGSCISFTAMLEYPPCQKEDANGDLVWDEHCEDGTELEASANGQVHSGYVYNWTSWLDDYGFGKCADFTKCNIFPDGKPFPLSNDWRRRSYVYVWHTMGQYYETCDGSSSRVTINTTNIPLGAEVMEVMVYRKRERRKYSPLTTDNTVFYVTDKIPVAVNISQKAAVNQSENVFFCGEDVVFKVQLHDPSGYLKTAAAIDYIWDFRDGNQLVTHRGVTTHTYSRLGTMSVKLVVEAAFPVECPPTAATPTSPSPTEAPTPPPRTHAVTFKMETTQAPPSTSRPLPSSSPAAMTSGVPTTEPLPPTLGSATPESNATTMAWLRTRRLNSNECFRYAYGTFMGNITIIEPKHALNSQPNSRIVDVSASRVTNTDISFLVKCLGNIPTSACTIVSDPSCTQVHNIMCDDVPPSSECEVHLRRTFLEPGTYCVNITLEDSSSLALTSTTVTINKSQDTPVSKTSRAAEVVLSSSAVLVAVFAFTAYLVCKRYKVYRPIRRTLVEDACGFAGARGRMVRLREALFPSSEESHHLLTERHPL